GAAAGATGTCATCATAATTATAAACTACACCTTTCTCTGCTGATTCAATGTTATTAGAATGTGCACAATGTTGTCACTCTGAATGATGTTTTAAtcatgattttattaatttgctgTGGTGTTGGTTGTGGTTAACTATCTACTCCATTTTGCTACACCATAACTCAGATGCCAGTATATTGTGGTCTTGTGGTTTTTATGATAACTGTATCTTATCCAAATATGAAGTGACACCTTCATTATAACAATGgctgttgccttctaaatttccctttatgGTGACTTGAACACtaaccttatttttataaaccTACATACCCATACTTATGTAGCTATAGTGTTGAggtaaaatatcattatcaagTATCATTTAGTcatcaataatatttatgttcaatGAACGCTGGAAATAGATGCTTCTTCTTAAGAAAGATCCCCTTTCAAATGGAAGGGTGAATTGTCATCAAGTGTTTCATCCATCTATAAATAACACTTTGAAACATTCAAATTTCTAGGTTAACACTTAGGATTATACATGTAGATATTCTCTATAAACATTTTTTCCTATCACATTTTATCAATCTATTTACATCTTATCTTGTTACTAACAATGCATGAGCTAATTTAATCAAGCACCATTattaaacaaagatagtaaGCAACTATCTATAACGTATCCTCTCAGCACAACATAAGAATAGACACTCTAGTTACTTGTATGTTAACCTTTTGATTCCAAAGTTCACACATTATCCCCTTGTTcataaaaacttgacattcatAAACATTTGATAAACATTACCTTTCATTGTCATTCTCTTTTCAATAGACAGAGACAGCAATATTCTTATAGTGTTAGCTGTTCAACTATCTCAATTTTGTGAACAatggatttatttatattttttcgataaatttaggtataataaaattattatgtatggtcaacatagtttatttttattccaagttGAATGACAAATaactatagttttttttttttttctggtggaagatttaatgtgattgtgtaAAAGAAGTTGCTGTAATGAGTATTTTATCAAGTTAgaatgattaattaaaaacagttacataattgtgttatttatgACGACGACGGCGTTTATTGTTGATTGTTATTGTTGATTAAAGCCACATTGTTACTTTCAGAACAATCCATGTCCTCACCCTATAATATTCATGCGCGATTGCGAGGTATCGCACGTGCGCGCGCTGCTACAGTTTATGTACGTGGGACAGGTGAACATAGCCCAGGCGCAGCTCAGCGCCTTCTTGCGTACTGCCGACGCGCTGCAGATCAGAGGCCTCACAGACTGTTCACAACACAACGACAAAGTAATCACTTACATTACATTCGCATTTCTAAATAGTTATTGCAACCCCCATATTAAATGCTGTTGTTACATTCATCTGTTACAGAAAGTGAATCGAAAATCACCTCCTTCCCAACTACGTAATTTGCTCAGCGCCAAGCCGTCACACTCTACCTCCTCCTCCAAAGCCGCAAACCAAAATGTCGAGACGACCTCTGTTGAAGACCAAGAACAAAACACAAGTCGTCGTTCCACAAGAAATTCTCCCGATGTTGCCAGAAACAATCTCAATGAAGAAGCTCCTTTTCAAACTTCTAGTCAAATGAGGCCTAATAATGATGACTATAGAGAAATTCCCAATTACCCAGCTCTAAGGGTGAAAACTGATCTCGAAGCAACTGACGTGAAAAATGAAGAGAGTGATATTCTCATGGACCCCGGGGACCCTGAAAGAACAGACAAATGTCAAGAATTTACCGCATCCGATCTTTTGGAACCAAAAATGGAAGTCATGGAACAAGAAGCTAGCGACGAGGAGCGATCTAGCTTTCCGCAGATATACTACAACGAGAACAACGCGCTCGCTAATCCATTTGCTGCATTGCAAGGTTTGCACTTCATATTTGATTGCTGTATTCACTGTAGACCGATTGGAATGCAGGAAATAATGTTTGAATTATTTTCGCAGGTAATATGGATCTGATGGCCGGGATGAACACGGAGCTGCGAGACGAGAATGCGGAAGGTAAATATAATCATTTTATGTTCACTATCACGTCATTATCACACGCACACGTCGACTCGGACAGCCGCGCCCCCGGCGAACCTCTTTTTAGCTTATTTGTCGAAAATATTGATTCGGACGTAGTAGAGAGCGCGCGCGATCTCGTAGTGGAGTCAGGTGGCTAGGCGCGCGGGTGTCGGCCGACCCGCACCGCTCCGACCGCCGccgtcgccgccgccgccggcaaCCCACGTGGCGGTACTGTTATCTTATTCAAATGCTGTCACCTTCAACCGAAGCCTCCAGTTGCCAGGCCTAAACGAGTTGACATTCAATCTAACGATTCATTATAATCCTCTCATCTTGCTACCTCAGGTGTATGATCTTCGATTATTGCACGgcataaaaatagaaaagtttgGTTCAAATGAAGGACAGGTCCATTTAGTACGATTGTAAAAGAATTGGTCTCGGTGTTGGGGTAGTGGCAATGGCATTTGAATAGGGTAACGGGTGGCGCGGCGGtgcggcggcgtggcggcgcGGAGAGCGGCAGTGCGAACGTGGTGTTGTTGGCAGCGGGCGCCGGCGCGGCcgggggcgcgggcggcggggtGCAGTGCGCAGTGTGCGGCCGCCGGTACAGCAACGCGTCCAACCTGCGCCAGCACGTGCGCCTGATCCACGAGGCCAAGCCGGTGGCGTGCGCCACGTGCGGCCGCTCCTTCAAGACGCCGCTGTACCTGCGCCGCCACACGCTGGCCCAGCACCCGCCCGCGCGCCTGTGTACcaagccgccgccgccgctgcccgcGCTGCGGCCCGCCCAGCGCTTCCCGCAGTAGTCGCCCGTGCCGCCACCGCCGCCGAGACGCCACGCTGCCGACGATAACTCCTACACACGTTTATCTGTGGGATGCTTATCGCGAGCTACTCGTCGTGTTCTTTTCCTACGATACGAAACATTATAGCATTTCACTGCTATGTTATACTAGAATAGCAAAGGTAGCGTTGTGTCTCTTCGTACGGCCAAGTCGAGAAGATGTGGCTTATAAAGTCGTAACGAAGACTGTCAATAGATATATCTAGTCTGTGATCGGAGTGTCGCCGGGGGCCTATTTGCCGTCACACCTCTCCGCTTATTGTGTGCCTTTCTATAATATACCGAGTGCCAGATATATGTCGCATTAACGAGTTTCTGTTGGTGGTGTTTTCTCTATAAATAGTCTAACATAGCACTAGTAGGAATGTTGATCATGTTATAACCGTTCAGAATATTAACGATTATTTTGTACAGTTGTATCCTTTACGTCATCCGAGAAGTAAGGggaattttgttaataatatacctataggAAAGCCACAGTTTAGTCATAGAGTCGTTCGACCATTGAGTCATGGGGATAAGGGTTCTAGTTAAGTGACTAATTGAAGCTCGTTAAGGGGACACATACAGTACCTTCCTTTCTGACAATAGACTGATTGTTAAAGCATTTGTTGCAACCGGTGCTGAttttacataacataacataggtTATTTACtggttacataattattatacatacagaCATTATACACGTTATCCACATTTGGGCGACACTTTCTGTCTgagatagaaataaataaataataggtgtattttcataatagagtataatttttttgtacCGCAGATGACGGAAAGTGTCGGCCATGTCCGTTTTATTTGTCGAACACGCGGACTCATGCATACGTCGCCGTGTCCATAAGCCCGCGCTAAACAACAAtagtgatatttttatacacaataGTTTTATCTTTACACAATGTTATTGTTGAGTGATTGGACGGCTCCCGGTAAATAGTTTGTACAAAATCTCAGATATAATGAATAGTAAGTCTTCAAAAAtcgtatattaaaataaaacattacaataatatattagTCTAGGGTGGAACACCACGATTATGTTGCCATACGCCATCTTGTGCATTGTTACATGCTCTTCACATACACGATAATCAGATGAGTTTCTATAGATCAGTGGCTTtgatctacatattttattacacaattataaatatataaatatcatGGTTAATGAATATAACCGAATTCGCACTGAATTCGCTTGCTGAAGGGTGCCGATAGATTATACATAGATCAAGATTATTAGTTGACTGATGAAATGCTGTTTAGAGTTTATCCTCGCAATagttaaactatttacataaatttaattttactcatTTAGAGTATTACAAATACAATTTCAATGTAATAGATTCTCACGCAATAGCCATTCGAAATAATTAGAATCTGATTATAGATATTCTAATTGTGTATCTATCATTTGTACATATCAAATGACACCATACAATCTGTGGGTTCCTAATGGCTACGGTGCCCTGAATATTTGATGTGCGAGCGGGAACAGTCAATACACCTGAATATTGAGAATAAAGAACAGTTACAACGCTCAAACATTTGGCTTCATAAATAAGTTAGAATATGTTGGTTTACTATAAATCGTTTACTAGATAATGTTGACGACAACTTGCCATAAAGCCCACTAGCCCAGTGTCGTAGTGAGCACTGCATCAACATTACTACAAACTAGAACATAAGACGAGgggattttttattacttatatttttatataactttaaaTTTTGATCGGTTAtttctttaatgtttttttgtagaTGTATAAAATGATTGCCATGAAAAAAGCACATCTAgtcattttgtaataaaagcatTTAGAGGGGACACTTATAAAGGTATGATTAGGGTTGTGAGTAACAATATTAGTTTgtcttttgaaaatttaattgtaAACTTATTGGAATAATGTGTGATCTCAAGTGACTTTATTTCCATGATctccaaatttttattttgcatttatttttaacagtgttttaatatttaaactattacGGAAGAAAGTTAATTGCAATAATAATTACTCTAAAATAATCGCTTATACGTATTAGTAATAGTAATTTTAAAAAGCacttttcttaaataataattttaatcccaattaCTAAGTTAAGGCGCAGCTTTTATTATTgacatatttaaatgaaaaatataatgtataaaaaaatgaatcTCTTCACACTGCtgaatttaaatagaaattatataaaactagaAATTTTATCATTATGATAGTAATGTTTATTGATGTCATTAAATACGGAATGATTAGTTTTTTAATTCCCTGCACTAATCACATAGCAATCGCTGGCGATTCATTGAATCAGCTTCAGGCTATGATGAAACATAATTCCGCTTTAAACCCATGGTCAATCAATTGTTCTTTGTCTAGTTAACTTGTTTTCCACAATCcgttattttaatgttacaaaCCTAGTATTTCAAGCAATTACTGACTGCTAATTTGTCTATCTTTAatgtgaaaattaataaaatgtaattacttacGTTCATCTGCACATTCGCTTTGTGCAGATTATTAAACTTGTGTACATAcatcaatgtattttttactaaatatcaaaaaataaagtattgcGAAGAAATTGTGATTTTTAGTTACCGTGGCCGAGTCGATCTGGTTTACCTTGACATTTCATTGAAccttgcaatattttttatgaatttcttatttacataatttcataGCCGCTGATCAGTGATAATGATCAACTGCAAAATAATCCATAAAATTTATAACTTGACAAATTAGTATGTGACACTTCCATGTTCCGCGGGGAACGGGGGACGTAGGCTGCGGGGGTAAAGCATGGAGGAAATATTGTTACTTGACGGGAGGGTCCGTCATTGCCATCGCTGTTGACGGTAACGTCCCCGCCAACCTTGGTACCAGGGGAGTGTCATATAATAATTTGACAGGCTAAAATTTTGCCCCTTTTTTACCTTGGGGAGATTTCCCTCTCTATAATACTTGTGGTATGTGACGTAGCTGTAGGGAGATGGGACGGCAGACGCAATCGTCCGGTCCCCGACGCCGTCTGGCTGGAGCAGCACCGACGCGCCCTGCCCTTCGTCATCAAGCGCGAGAATGAGCGGGGAGGCGCCGCTGCACCACGACTTGTAAGTTCAACCATATtgtaacattataatttttatgacaAGAGTGTACATGGGGCCTTCAATGGCTTCTGAAAGCGGGTCGGTTATTTTCCAAGATTTCATCGCAAGAAGTAAAGGGGTTTCTTCAAGTTCTTAAGTACTCGTCGTGCTCTTCAAAGATCCAATCCCCAGG
This window of the Helicoverpa armigera isolate CAAS_96S chromosome 9, ASM3070526v1, whole genome shotgun sequence genome carries:
- the LOC110372595 gene encoding uncharacterized protein LOC110372595 isoform X1; its protein translation is MEGTELGGDQQFCLRWNNFQANITSQFEALRDDEDFVDVTLACEGHRLEAHKVVLSACSPYFKELFKNNPCPHPIIFMRDCEVSHVRALLQFMYVGQVNIAQAQLSAFLRTADALQIRGLTDCSQHNDKKVNRKSPPSQLRNLLSAKPSHSTSSSKAANQNVETTSVEDQEQNTSRRSTRNSPDVARNNLNEEAPFQTSSQMRPNNDDYREIPNYPALRVKTDLEATDVKNEESDILMDPGDPERTDKCQEFTASDLLEPKMEVMEQEASDEERSSFPQIYYNENNALANPFAALQGNMDLMAGMNTELRDENAEAVGRWDGRRNRPVPDAVWLEQHRRALPFVIKRENERGGAAAPRLIKLGEGVEIREELLRGVKWGDYRKVTRGLAAALFSPIELATCSVTGQRWSRAGQESRPTKPPLDRRRVHALISYVSRHFPDVEVSRIKQVLAYKCKENCAALRMRTARLSNCFSDSTNYLLSAAARPPPCDVEAPGGSARSSYSTYEASKGPGGGAGEYSRGPGGGAGAAGTGSAGSAAAGAGGAGEEDGEAQ
- the LOC110372595 gene encoding uncharacterized protein LOC110372595 isoform X2, coding for MEGTELGGDQQFCLRWNNFQANITSQFEALRDDEDFVDVTLACEGHRLEAHKVVLSACSPYFKELFKNNPCPHPIIFMRDCEVSHVRALLQFMYVGQVNIAQAQLSAFLRTADALQIRGLTDCSQHNDKKVNRKSPPSQLRNLLSAKPSHSTSSSKAANQNVETTSVEDQEQNTSRRSTRNSPDVARNNLNEEAPFQTSSQMRPNNDDYREIPNYPALRVKTDLEATDVKNEESDILMDPGDPERTDKCQEFTASDLLEPKMEVMEQEASDEERSSFPQIYYNENNALANPFAALQGNMDLMAGMNTELRDENAEAVGRWDGRRNRPVPDAVWLEQHRRALPFVIKRENERGGAAAPRLIKLGEGVEIREELLRGVKWGDYRKVTRGLAAALFSPIELATCSVTGQRWSRAGQESRPTKPPLDRRRVHALISYVSRHFPDVEVSRIKQVLAYKCKENCAALRMRTASDSTNYLLSAAARPPPCDVEAPGGSARSSYSTYEASKGPGGGAGEYSRGPGGGAGAAGTGSAGSAAAGAGGAGEEDGEAQ